The following proteins are co-located in the Pyricularia oryzae 70-15 chromosome 1, whole genome shotgun sequence genome:
- a CDS encoding 2,3-dihydro-2,3-dihydroxybenzoate dehydrogenase, which produces MVSKSGIDMTGRVFSITGGASGIGLATAQLLARNGAAAIWIADVQSELFDKVRKKLNDINQNTKIYLDKVDVGNSAEVDQWVQRIVAESGGLHGAANVAGVAATYRHTDGEQPSTLEMDDDEWRRVFRVNADGVMYCTRAQVRAMVKMDEGSNPAIVNVSSLAATKASATFLAYAASKAACAHFTQCVAKDLAGRGLRINSVLPGGVWTPMVMKAIGISPDSADDADPVEVAAQAQNAGCILPEEAAEAIVWLLSENCLQLNGIAVPIGEMDVSR; this is translated from the exons ATGGTGTCAAAAAGTGGCATTGATATGACCGGGAGGGTATTTAGCATCACAGGCGGGGCATCGGGCATTGGACTGGCCACGGCCCAGCTCTTGGCTCGcaacggcgccgccgccatttGGATCGCCGACGTCCAGTCGGAACTTTTCGACAAAGTGCGGAAAAAGCTGAATGACATTAACCAAAACACCAAAATCTATCTCGATAAAGTCGACGTCGGCAACAGCGCAGAGGTGGACCAATGGGTGCAGCGCATTGTCGCAGAATCCGGAGGTCTCCATGGCGCAGCAAACGTGGCGGGTGTTGCGGCGACTTACAGGCACACGGACGGGGAGCAGCCTAGCACCTTGGAGATGGACGACGATGAGTGGCGCCGCGTTTTCCGCGTCAACGCGGACGGCGTTATGTATTGCACCAGGGCCCAGGTCAGGGCCATGGTGAAAATGGACGAGGGCAGCAACCCGGCCATCGTCAACGTTTCCAGCCTCGCCGCGACAAAGGCAAGCGCCACCTTTTTGGCCTACGCGGCGAGCAAGGCCGCATGCGCTCATTTCACCCAGTGCGTCGCCAAGGATCTTGCCGGTCGCGGTCTGAGAATCAACTCTGTTCTGCCAG GCGGGGTGTGGACCCCTATGGTGATGAAGGCGATCGGTATATCGCCCGATAGTGCGGACGACGCAGACCCAGTGGAAGTGGCGGCTCAAGCTCAAAATGCCGGATGCATCCTGCCAGAAGAagcggccgaggcgattgtaTGGCTGTTGAGTGAGAATTGTCTGCAGCTCAACGGTATCGCTGTGCCGATCGGTGAGATGGACGTGAGCCGATAG